The Methanosarcina acetivorans C2A genome includes the window GAAATACCATTTTTTGAGATATTGTGTAGCTTCTTTCCTATTTTTAGAATCCCAAAACTCTTGAAGACTTAACTTTACATTATATGCTCTTACCGTTTTCAGTTTTTGATTCTTAAGAGCTAGAAACCTTTCTTTTTGCTTTTCACTCAAATTCCCTTCATTTTTGAGCCATAAGTACTTACTATTCTTCAATTCTTTTATCGTTGATTGTTCCTGTTTTCTAACTTCATCAACTGCTTCATTCATCATTTTCATTACATGGAACTTATCAAACGTAATTTTTGCATCTGGAAATTCACTTGAAATTCCATTAATGAAGGCTGGTGACATATCACAGCTAATGGATCGAATCATGGTGGGTTTCCCACCATGATTTATTAAGTCCTTATTAAATCTGGTAAGAGTCGAAGAGTCTTTTCCTTCACAAACATACATAACCTTTGATTTTTCGATATCAGCTACTATAGTAACGTATTTATGTCCTTTTTTAAACGAAGTTTCATCAATACCAATTTTTGAAACTTTTGAAAAGTTCTCTTTTGCTCGTGATTTCTTGACATAATAGATTATGACTCGCCAAATTCTTGTATCGTGTTCATCAAGCATTATAGCTACTTTTAATATTGGCATGCTTTGTGCTAGTGTTATGATAATAGCATCCATAAGAAGAGTAAACCCACTTTGTTTACGAGCCCAAGGAACTTCGATTTGATGAACTCCGCAGTCATCACATTTAACTCTTGGAACTCTGCAATGCAAATAGGTCTTATATTCAAAGAAATTGAGGTGACGCCATACTTTATCAATAGTATCATGGATGGAACAGTTCGCACCACTACATTTAGGGCAAGGAAATTTAGATCCTTTTTTAAAATCGATCCAAATATCAAGTTGCTTTAATTCGGGATTAAAATCGATATCCTTAATGTACCAGGGATCTTCGATATTCAAAGCTTTCTGAAAAAGTTCGTTGTAAATGGTCGATCAAACTCCTGCAATTATATGAATAAAAGAAGTGATTACTAAATTATATTTTAATTGCGTTATATTAAATTACCCATACAAAACAGCGAAGAGCCGATTTTCTCTTAATTTGAGGAAAATATTATTTATTAAACATCAAATATGACGATTTAAAAGAACAGGAAAAGACCTGAAAAGGAATCTAAAGGAATCTTAAAGAGCCTGAAAGGAATATCAAAGGAATCTTAAAGGGAACTAATAAATCTTAAAGAAACATCATTCCTGAGAATTTGCAGTACATTCAAAAGTCCGAAGCCTGCTTTTGGTTATTTCCAACAGTCGAGTCCAAGTTTCATCAGTTTTTCCGGAGAAGGCACCCCTTCTCGATCCCAGACACGATAAAGGTAATACTCCTGAAGAGCAGTTTCAAACTCCTGCCTGGGAATTCCATCCACCCTCTCTTCGCTGCCAGCTTCAAACAGCCTTTCCGGAAGGGTATCAGCTTTCCGTGTAAAACCTGCTTTCAGGTTATAAATTCTCTCAAGGTTCCAGATTCTTTCTCCTGCTTTAAGGAGTTCCGCAGGAGCGATTTCCAGCCCTGCCCCCGCTCGCAGGAGAGCTGAACAGAGCTCTTCATTGATGGCAAAAATCGAAAACGAACAGAGTACAAGAGAATCCAGCACAGCAGTCAGGTTTTCAAAAACCTGTAAGATTCCGGCTTTTCCACGAAGGCTGAGGCGGTCAAGGAGCAGAGGCTTTCCAAGCACTTCGGGACCGACCATAAAGGCTGTAAGGTAATCCCCGCCGTGGCAGGAGGTTGCATAAGCAAGGGCCTGTCCTCTAATCCCCCTCGGGTCAAATCCTCCCAGCTCGAGCCCCTTTACATCCATACTGAGGTCTTCCCTCTTCCGGGCCGAGAGGTAATTTCTGGCTCCTTTTCCCGGTTCATTTCCTTCCCCGATTCCCAAAAGCAAGGTTTCAAGTTCCCTGGGTTCTATTTTCCCGGATTGGAATTCTGCACAGGCGCCAAGCACGGACCCGGCGGATACAGGGTCAAACCCGTAATCCTTACAGATCCTGTCTGCCCGGAGTACCGAATCAAAGTCTGAGTTTTCAAGGTTGAACCCGAAAGCCCAGAGAGAATCGTAGTCAGGAAGAAGCTGCCGGGTTTTCTTTATCCTCCGTTTGCAGCCCAGGGGACAGGCAGGGCAGTTTTCTCTCTCAAGCTCGAAGCTGGCTTTGATATACTCTCCTGAGAACAGGTCTGCAAAAGGAGTGCCCTTTCCGGAAAAGTTTCTGCAGGGGATAAGCCCCATATAATCCAGAAGCTTTACAAGCGCAGATGTGCCATAGTTTGCAAGCCCTTTGGAAAGCACTGGATTTGCATCAAAAAGCTTTAGCATCTTTGTTTCAAGCTCTTCGAACTTTTCAAGCCTGGCAGGCAAAAGTTCTTTTTCTCCCTTTACAACCACAGCTTTCAGCAGCTTTGAGCCTGCAACAGCTCCCAGTCCCCCCCTTCCGCTGTGAGCGGAATCAAGGACAAAAGAAGAGATAAGAACTTCTTTTTCTCCTGCCCTGCCTATGCAGGCTACGCTTCCTTTACTTTTCAAGGATTCAGTACATGTTTCGGTATTTTTTCCCCAGAGCTGGCCAGCATACATAATTTTTATCTCATCTCCCCTTAGCTCCACATAAGAAGGGTTCTGTGCTTTTCCACTAATGACCAGGGCATCGATTCCGGCTTTTTTCAGTTCTCGCCCAAAGCCCCCGCCTGTGTTCCAGCTGAATACTGTGCCTGTGAGAGGGGATTTCGAAGTAAGGACTGCACCCGAAGCCATGGGAGCAAGGCCTGTAAGCGGGCCGGTAGTGAAAATAAGAGGGTTTTCAGGTCCAAGAGGATCAATATCAGGATCTGAAAGCTCGGAAAGCAACTTTACGCCAAGTCCCCTGCCCCCCAGGTACATGGGGATTAATTTTTCATCGGTACCGGTGATGGTAACTTTTTCGGAGCTAAGATCCACATATACTGTTTTTCCTGTCCAGCCAGCCATATTAATCCCTTTTTATGCATCTTTTTTCTACTTTTTTGAGCCGGTTTCTTATTTATTTTAACCGGATTTCAGATTATAATTCTTTTTCCATTCGTTTTCATCTGTTTCGGAGATATTACCATTTTCCTTTAAGTTTTTAACCACTCTATAGAAATATTTTCCTTAAAGCATCAATTAAAAGAAAATTTTAATCAGATCTTTACTGTGAAGATCCTGAAAAAGCCAGACTTTAAGACAGAGGAATCTTAGATAATACTACATGAATCTGGAGAAACCTTATATCATTTCTGTATACGCCCTTGTCCAGAATGAGAAAGGGGAATTCCTGCTGCTCAAACGCTCGGAAAACTCCCGCACCAATCCCGGAAAATGGGATTTGCCAGGCGGAAAGGTAAACCTGAAGGAGACTTTAAAAGAAGCAGTTGTACGTGAGGTATGGGAGGAAACCGGAATTTCAATATTTCCAGGAGAAATTGCGGGAGAGGTAACCTTCGAACTCACGAAAAAAAAAGTTATTGCTATTGTCTTTAATGGGGGATATGTTATGTCTGAAGTTAAATTGAGTTCTGAACATATCGAATATGCCTGGACCTCCCTGGAAAGTATTCTCAAAATGGAAACGCTTCCTGCTTATTTCAAGGACTTTTTCAGAAGATTTGCTCTTGAAAACAAAAAACCTTCTGATCCGCCCGTTTGATCTGCTGCCCCAGTTTCAACTCTCATTTGAAGTATTTATCT containing:
- a CDS encoding aldehyde ferredoxin oxidoreductase family protein, yielding MAGWTGKTVYVDLSSEKVTITGTDEKLIPMYLGGRGLGVKLLSELSDPDIDPLGPENPLIFTTGPLTGLAPMASGAVLTSKSPLTGTVFSWNTGGGFGRELKKAGIDALVISGKAQNPSYVELRGDEIKIMYAGQLWGKNTETCTESLKSKGSVACIGRAGEKEVLISSFVLDSAHSGRGGLGAVAGSKLLKAVVVKGEKELLPARLEKFEELETKMLKLFDANPVLSKGLANYGTSALVKLLDYMGLIPCRNFSGKGTPFADLFSGEYIKASFELERENCPACPLGCKRRIKKTRQLLPDYDSLWAFGFNLENSDFDSVLRADRICKDYGFDPVSAGSVLGACAEFQSGKIEPRELETLLLGIGEGNEPGKGARNYLSARKREDLSMDVKGLELGGFDPRGIRGQALAYATSCHGGDYLTAFMVGPEVLGKPLLLDRLSLRGKAGILQVFENLTAVLDSLVLCSFSIFAINEELCSALLRAGAGLEIAPAELLKAGERIWNLERIYNLKAGFTRKADTLPERLFEAGSEERVDGIPRQEFETALQEYYLYRVWDREGVPSPEKLMKLGLDCWK
- a CDS encoding NUDIX hydrolase gives rise to the protein MNLEKPYIISVYALVQNEKGEFLLLKRSENSRTNPGKWDLPGGKVNLKETLKEAVVREVWEETGISIFPGEIAGEVTFELTKKKVIAIVFNGGYVMSEVKLSSEHIEYAWTSLESILKMETLPAYFKDFFRRFALENKKPSDPPV
- a CDS encoding ISL3-like element ISMac21 family transposase codes for the protein MYNELFQKALNIEDPWYIKDIDFNPELKQLDIWIDFKKGSKFPCPKCSGANCSIHDTIDKVWRHLNFFEYKTYLHCRVPRVKCDDCGVHQIEVPWARKQSGFTLLMDAIIITLAQSMPILKVAIMLDEHDTRIWRVIIYYVKKSRAKENFSKVSKIGIDETSFKKGHKYVTIVADIEKSKVMYVCEGKDSSTLTRFNKDLINHGGKPTMIRSISCDMSPAFINGISSEFPDAKITFDKFHVMKMMNEAVDEVRKQEQSTIKELKNSKYLWLKNEGNLSEKQKERFLALKNQKLKTVRAYNVKLSLQEFWDSKNRKEATQYLKKWYFWATHSRITPITEAANTVKKHWDGILNYFDSKITNGILEGINSIVQLQKRNARGFKNIQYFINMIYLKLGKLKFGLPT